In Chitinophagaceae bacterium, the following are encoded in one genomic region:
- a CDS encoding adenylate kinase — MLNIILFGPPGSGKGTQAANIVEQYQLLHTSTGDLLRDEISRGTPLGMEAKNFMNKGLLVPDEVVIGMISNRLDENEDAKGFIFDGFPRTVAQAEALDKLLEFKNTSISIVLALTVDEEELVKRLLKRGETSGRPDDKDESIIRKRIIEYRSKTEPVAEYYKRNNKLSLVKGTGSIDETFQLLKEELKVYT; from the coding sequence ATGTTAAATATTATTTTGTTTGGCCCTCCGGGAAGCGGAAAAGGCACGCAAGCAGCCAATATAGTTGAACAATATCAACTACTGCATACTTCAACGGGTGATTTACTGCGCGATGAAATTTCAAGAGGTACTCCTTTGGGTATGGAAGCCAAAAACTTTATGAATAAAGGGCTTTTAGTTCCTGATGAAGTGGTGATTGGAATGATTAGTAATCGGTTAGATGAAAATGAAGATGCAAAAGGATTTATTTTTGACGGATTTCCAAGAACTGTTGCTCAGGCAGAGGCTTTGGATAAACTCTTAGAATTTAAAAATACCTCTATCAGTATTGTTTTAGCTTTAACCGTTGATGAAGAAGAGTTGGTTAAGCGATTGCTGAAGCGGGGAGAAACATCCGGTCGTCCCGATGATAAAGATGAGAGTATTATTCGTAAGCGAATTATTGAATACAGGTCAAAAACAGAGCCCGTAGCTGAATATTACAAAAGGAATAACAAACTATCTCTGGTTAAAGGAACCGGCTCTATAGATGAGACCTTTCAGCTTTTGAAAGAAGAGTTGAAAGTCTACACCTGA
- the acs gene encoding acetate--CoA ligase, protein MSYRINSPESFEKAKKKSLENPEAFWEDVARNFTWRKTWDKVCEWDFQKPDVKWFINGKLNITENCLDRHLEKRGDKTALIWEPNDPDEKFLSLTYRELYEKVCQFANVLKKNDVKKGDRVCIYMPMIIETVIAMLACARIGAVHSIVFAGFSAQALADRIIDANARMVLTADGLNRGAKQISLKSIVDTAVKDCPSVEKVIVTERVGEKVDMKEGRDLWLHEELKGVSKECEAEEMDAEDLLFILYTSGSTGKPKGVVHTCGGYMVYTAYSFENVFQYNEEDVYWCSADVGWITGHSYLVYGPLLTGATTIAFEGIPTFPDAGRFWQVIDKHMVNIFYTAPTAIRSLMAAGLEYVKPYSLESLKILGTVGEPINEEAWNWYYNEIGKGNCPVVDTWWQTETGGIMISTMGDFTPMKPAHAAVPLPGIQPVLLSKSGKEITENEKEGLLCIKYPWPSILRTTYGDHERCRKTYFSAFKNHYFTGDGAKRDKDGLYRIIGRVDDVINVSGHRFGTAEIEEAINFNQKVVESAVVGYPHEIKGQGIYAFVICEQIEGNSDTIRAEIIETVAQKIGKIAKPDKIQLVSGLPKTRSGKIMRRILRKVAEGDVSNLGDTSTLLDPKIVEEIINSRIN, encoded by the coding sequence ATGAGTTACAGAATAAATAGCCCGGAGTCTTTTGAAAAAGCTAAAAAGAAAAGCCTTGAAAACCCGGAAGCTTTTTGGGAAGATGTTGCCCGGAATTTCACCTGGAGAAAAACATGGGACAAGGTTTGTGAATGGGACTTTCAAAAGCCTGATGTAAAGTGGTTTATAAATGGAAAGCTGAATATTACCGAAAATTGTTTAGACCGTCATTTGGAGAAAAGAGGAGATAAGACAGCTTTAATCTGGGAGCCGAATGATCCGGACGAAAAGTTTTTAAGCCTTACATACAGAGAACTTTATGAAAAAGTTTGTCAGTTTGCCAATGTCCTCAAAAAGAATGATGTAAAAAAAGGCGACAGAGTTTGTATTTACATGCCTATGATTATTGAAACCGTTATAGCAATGCTGGCATGTGCCCGAATTGGAGCGGTACACTCAATAGTTTTTGCCGGATTTTCAGCTCAGGCATTAGCGGATAGAATTATAGATGCAAATGCACGTATGGTTTTAACAGCTGATGGTTTAAATAGAGGAGCAAAGCAAATTTCTTTAAAAAGTATAGTTGACACTGCCGTAAAAGATTGTCCTTCAGTTGAGAAAGTAATTGTAACGGAGAGGGTGGGCGAGAAAGTAGATATGAAAGAAGGTCGCGACTTATGGCTGCATGAAGAATTGAAGGGTGTGAGCAAAGAATGTGAAGCCGAAGAAATGGACGCAGAGGATTTACTTTTTATCTTATATACGTCCGGTTCTACCGGCAAACCTAAAGGGGTAGTTCATACCTGCGGTGGCTATATGGTTTATACGGCATATTCTTTTGAAAATGTATTTCAATACAATGAGGAGGATGTATATTGGTGTTCGGCGGATGTTGGTTGGATTACAGGGCACAGCTATTTAGTTTACGGACCGCTGCTAACGGGAGCTACAACCATAGCTTTTGAGGGAATTCCAACTTTTCCGGATGCCGGTAGATTTTGGCAGGTAATTGATAAGCATATGGTAAATATTTTTTATACAGCACCAACAGCAATTCGTTCACTAATGGCAGCCGGATTAGAATATGTAAAGCCCTACAGTCTTGAATCACTGAAGATTTTGGGAACGGTTGGTGAGCCCATAAATGAAGAAGCCTGGAACTGGTATTATAATGAAATCGGAAAAGGCAATTGCCCGGTAGTAGATACCTGGTGGCAGACAGAAACCGGCGGCATAATGATTTCAACTATGGGAGATTTTACGCCTATGAAACCGGCCCATGCTGCAGTACCACTTCCGGGAATTCAGCCGGTATTGTTAAGCAAATCCGGAAAAGAAATAACCGAAAATGAAAAGGAAGGCTTATTGTGTATTAAATATCCCTGGCCATCTATTTTGCGAACTACTTATGGCGACCATGAACGTTGTCGAAAAACATATTTTTCAGCTTTTAAAAATCACTATTTTACCGGAGATGGAGCAAAAAGAGATAAGGATGGCTTATACAGAATAATTGGCCGGGTAGATGATGTTATAAATGTTTCTGGGCATCGCTTTGGAACAGCAGAAATAGAAGAAGCCATTAATTTTAATCAAAAAGTTGTAGAGTCAGCAGTTGTTGGCTATCCGCACGAAATCAAAGGGCAGGGAATTTATGCTTTTGTGATTTGCGAACAGATTGAAGGTAACTCAGATACTATCCGGGCAGAAATCATTGAAACGGTCGCTCAAAAAATTGGGAAAATAGCCAAACCGGATAAAATTCAATTGGTTTCAGGGTTGCCAAAAACAAGATCCGGGAAGATTATGCGCCGGATTTTACGGAAAGTTGCAGAAGGGGATGTTTCAAATCTTGGAGATACCTCTACTTTACTGGACCCTAAAATCGTTGAAGAAATTATAAATAGCAGAATCAATTAG
- a CDS encoding ABC transporter substrate-binding protein, producing MSAKSFFSIFLFSSFLFLTSCDTGQQQARVLTEANGGKYYGGVFRINEVEFLRSLYPHNITEVGGSRIANQIYEGLVKMNQETLLIEPLIAESWEIDSQATLFTFQLRQDVYFHDDPCFPDGKGRLVNAHDFVWSFNKLCEASITNQGFWIFENRVKGANEYYASTIEGNPLPEGVSGIRALDDFTLQIELEEPFASFLYILAMNFTSVFPHEAYEKYGRDMRIHTVGTGPFKLTAIRQDETVILSRNENYWRVDEHGNALPYLDGVRVSFINDKKAELLEFRKGNLDMMYRLPLELIYDVINRNDELQPDYSKYQLQYTPTLAIQYYGFLHTNPLFDDINVRKAFNYAINRQTIADFTLKGTGIAAENGFIPPSMPGYNAENVTGYSYNPEKAREYMSKAGYPNGNGFPPVTLQINTGGGLNEQVAEAAQKMLEETLNIRVNMTRLPFAQHLENIETGKTDFWRSGWIGSYPDPEYFLNLFHSIHIPDREDDKSYLNSIRYRSARYDSVFEAALQTVDFDERMQLYEVADNIMMEDAAIIPIFYYKDHRILQPYVRNFHQNPLEHRDLSTVFFVPE from the coding sequence ATGTCAGCAAAATCTTTTTTTTCCATTTTTTTATTTTCTTCTTTTCTGTTTTTAACCTCCTGTGACACCGGTCAGCAGCAAGCCAGAGTTTTGACAGAGGCAAATGGAGGGAAGTATTACGGGGGGGTCTTTCGTATAAATGAAGTAGAGTTCCTCAGGAGCCTTTACCCGCATAATATCACAGAAGTAGGGGGTAGCCGAATAGCTAACCAAATTTATGAAGGATTGGTAAAAATGAATCAGGAAACCTTGTTGATAGAACCTCTAATAGCCGAATCGTGGGAAATTGACAGCCAGGCAACTTTATTTACTTTTCAACTACGTCAGGATGTATATTTTCATGACGATCCTTGTTTTCCTGACGGGAAAGGACGCCTGGTAAATGCTCATGACTTTGTATGGAGCTTTAACAAACTTTGCGAAGCCAGCATCACTAATCAGGGATTTTGGATATTTGAAAACAGAGTAAAAGGAGCAAATGAATATTATGCTTCTACTATAGAAGGGAACCCTTTGCCGGAAGGCGTTAGCGGAATTAGAGCATTGGATGATTTCACTCTTCAGATAGAACTTGAGGAGCCCTTTGCCAGTTTTTTGTATATACTGGCCATGAATTTCACCTCAGTTTTCCCTCATGAAGCCTATGAAAAATACGGTAGAGATATGAGAATTCATACCGTAGGTACAGGTCCTTTTAAGCTTACTGCAATCCGACAGGATGAAACAGTGATACTAAGCAGAAATGAAAACTATTGGCGGGTGGATGAGCATGGTAATGCTTTACCCTATCTTGACGGCGTAAGAGTGAGCTTTATAAATGATAAAAAAGCAGAACTATTAGAGTTTAGAAAGGGGAATTTAGATATGATGTACCGATTGCCTTTAGAGTTGATTTATGATGTCATTAACAGAAATGATGAACTCCAGCCGGACTATAGCAAGTATCAGCTTCAATATACGCCAACTTTAGCCATTCAATATTATGGGTTTTTACACACTAACCCCTTGTTCGATGATATTAATGTCAGAAAAGCATTTAATTATGCAATTAACCGGCAAACAATAGCAGATTTTACATTAAAAGGAACAGGCATTGCTGCTGAAAACGGCTTTATCCCACCATCTATGCCCGGTTATAATGCAGAAAATGTTACCGGATACTCTTATAATCCTGAAAAAGCCAGAGAATATATGTCAAAAGCAGGTTATCCCAACGGAAACGGATTTCCCCCTGTCACTTTACAAATTAATACCGGTGGAGGTCTGAATGAACAGGTAGCTGAGGCCGCTCAAAAAATGTTAGAAGAAACACTAAATATACGGGTTAATATGACCCGCTTACCTTTTGCACAACATTTAGAAAATATAGAAACCGGTAAAACAGATTTTTGGCGCTCAGGCTGGATTGGAAGCTATCCTGACCCCGAATATTTTTTAAATCTTTTTCATAGTATTCATATCCCCGACCGGGAAGACGATAAAAGTTATTTGAATTCTATTCGTTACAGAAGCGCCCGCTATGATTCTGTTTTCGAAGCAGCTTTACAAACAGTAGATTTTGATGAAAGAATGCAGTTGTATGAAGTTGCAGATAATATTATGATGGAAGACGCAGCTATTATTCCGATTTTTTATTACAAAGATCACAGAATCTTACAGCCATACGTTAGAAACTTTCATCAAAACCCATTAGAGCACAGAGATTTATCGACTGTATTTTTTGTACCTGAATAA
- a CDS encoding acetyl-CoA carboxylase carboxyltransferase subunit alpha, translated as MIYLEFEKPIEELEEQLEGLKKISEKGNVDVSVAIKEAESKIKEIRKEIYSNLTGWQKVQLSRHPDRPYTLYYLSEICENFIEMHGDRHFKDDKAIVGGFGSLNGKSVMFIGHQKGINTKMRQYRNFGMANPEGYRKALRLMKLAEKFNKPVVCLIDTPGAYPGLEAEERGQAEAIARNLFEMINLKVPVICIVIGEGASGGALGIGVGDRVYMLENTWYSVISPESCSSILWRSWDYKEQAAEQLKLSSNNMYKFKLVDGILKEPMGGAHANPEEMAKRLKLKLEKTLAELEEMTPDERIEKRIEKFSSMGVYEETKSKK; from the coding sequence ATGATATATCTTGAATTTGAAAAACCGATAGAAGAGCTTGAAGAGCAATTAGAAGGTTTGAAAAAAATATCTGAAAAAGGCAATGTAGATGTTTCTGTTGCAATTAAAGAAGCTGAGTCTAAAATAAAGGAAATCAGAAAGGAAATATATTCAAATCTGACCGGTTGGCAAAAGGTGCAATTGTCCCGTCACCCGGACAGGCCCTACACCTTATATTATTTGAGTGAAATTTGTGAGAATTTCATTGAAATGCACGGAGATCGGCACTTTAAAGATGACAAGGCGATTGTTGGCGGTTTTGGCAGTTTAAATGGTAAGTCTGTGATGTTTATAGGCCACCAAAAGGGCATAAACACGAAAATGCGTCAGTACAGAAACTTTGGTATGGCAAATCCGGAAGGATATAGAAAAGCACTTCGGTTGATGAAATTAGCTGAAAAGTTCAACAAGCCTGTGGTATGCCTTATAGATACTCCGGGAGCATATCCCGGACTGGAGGCTGAAGAGCGCGGACAAGCCGAGGCAATTGCCAGGAATTTATTTGAAATGATAAACTTAAAAGTTCCGGTAATTTGTATTGTTATTGGAGAAGGAGCTTCCGGCGGCGCTTTGGGAATCGGGGTCGGTGATAGAGTTTATATGCTGGAAAACACCTGGTATTCAGTAATTTCTCCGGAAAGCTGCTCATCAATTTTATGGAGAAGTTGGGATTATAAAGAACAGGCTGCCGAACAACTAAAACTTTCTTCAAACAATATGTATAAATTCAAGTTAGTTGATGGCATATTAAAAGAGCCAATGGGTGGAGCCCATGCAAATCCTGAAGAAATGGCTAAAAGGTTAAAGCTCAAACTTGAAAAAACCTTAGCTGAACTTGAAGAAATGACACCTGATGAGCGTATTGAAAAAAGAATTGAAAAATTCTCGTCAATGGGTGTATATGAAGAAACAAAAAGTAAAAAGTGA
- a CDS encoding 4-hydroxy-tetrahydrodipicolinate synthase — translation MQIEKFKGTGVALVTPFTKDGKIDFNSLEKVIENCISGKADYLVSLGTTGESVTLSKAEKSEVLAFTIEKVAGRKAVVVGCGGNNTQAVVEELKTLPKGVDGVLSVSPYYNKPNQNGIYAHYAHIAKSTSLSVILYNVPSRTGSNMTADTTLRLSEDFKNIIGIKEASGNIDQISEILSKRRPDFLVISGDDALTFPLLSLGIDGVISVVANAYPYLFSEMLRKTTSGKNKEAQQIHFRLAPIIELLFADGSPGGIKELLSYFKLTENNLRLPLWPVNEEVKKSIVKFASENPDRF, via the coding sequence ATGCAAATTGAGAAGTTCAAAGGTACAGGTGTAGCGCTGGTTACCCCTTTTACAAAAGACGGAAAAATTGATTTTAATTCATTGGAAAAAGTAATAGAGAATTGTATTTCCGGAAAAGCGGATTATCTGGTTAGTTTAGGCACAACCGGTGAATCTGTAACTTTATCAAAAGCAGAAAAGTCAGAGGTATTAGCGTTTACCATTGAAAAAGTTGCCGGCAGAAAAGCGGTAGTTGTTGGCTGTGGGGGAAACAATACTCAGGCCGTTGTTGAGGAGTTAAAGACTTTGCCAAAAGGAGTCGATGGCGTGCTTTCGGTAAGCCCCTATTACAACAAACCCAATCAAAATGGTATTTATGCGCATTATGCTCATATAGCGAAAAGCACATCGCTGTCCGTAATTTTATATAATGTTCCTTCCAGAACAGGTTCTAATATGACCGCCGACACAACTTTGCGTTTGTCAGAAGATTTTAAAAACATCATTGGAATTAAAGAAGCTTCCGGGAATATTGATCAAATCTCTGAAATCCTGTCTAAGCGAAGACCTGATTTTTTAGTAATCTCCGGTGATGATGCCCTGACTTTCCCCCTTTTATCATTAGGTATAGACGGTGTTATATCAGTGGTAGCAAATGCATATCCGTATTTATTTTCTGAAATGCTTCGAAAAACTACCTCCGGGAAAAATAAAGAAGCACAACAAATACATTTCAGACTAGCTCCGATTATTGAATTATTGTTTGCTGACGGTAGTCCGGGAGGAATAAAAGAATTACTCAGTTATTTCAAACTTACCGAAAACAACTTAAGACTTCCACTTTGGCCTGTAAATGAAGAAGTTAAAAAAAGTATTGTCAAGTTCGCTTCTGAAAATCCTGACCGGTTCTGA
- a CDS encoding helix-turn-helix domain-containing protein, whose protein sequence is MIKEENIRLIFGMKLKQLRQEKEMNLSELAAASGMSVSYLNEIEKGKKYPKAEKIASVAAALDTTYDELVSLKMSKKLKLVAAILNSNFLQEMPLDLFGLELNKLADLVSNAPAKLNAFISTIIELSRNYDLSPEEFYFAALRSYQELYDNYFPEIEKAGRTFREEFGFGDRPVRNPEVLEIILKDKYGYEIRDLEMMQDENTSPFRMIYVEASKPVLYIHPQLEADARIFVLAKELGFSFMGIKERPSTSLNIEQNSFELMLNNFKSAYFATVLLLPADQICEKLKNIFQKRKFNESAFSKLMEDYHATPEVLMYRLTTLLPKFFQIRSLFFLRIDNSWESEIYNLTHELHLSMLHNPHGSPIQEHYCRRWISIRLLRELKNIQKAEKKQRYLIRLQRSRFMNSENQYFCISVGRSKKPTSNANTSVTIGILMNETFRRKIKFWNDEDIVEREVNDTCERCPAEDCLERAASPHHFLKQVRKTKLREELQRIVDKTLENPDN, encoded by the coding sequence ATGATAAAAGAAGAAAACATACGCTTAATTTTCGGGATGAAGTTAAAGCAGTTGAGACAGGAAAAAGAAATGAACCTTTCTGAACTGGCTGCTGCTTCCGGAATGTCCGTTTCATATTTAAATGAGATTGAGAAGGGTAAGAAATACCCGAAAGCTGAAAAAATAGCATCTGTAGCAGCTGCATTAGATACCACCTATGACGAACTTGTCTCTCTCAAAATGAGCAAGAAGCTTAAATTAGTTGCTGCAATATTGAATTCTAATTTTTTGCAGGAGATGCCTTTGGATCTTTTTGGTCTGGAATTGAATAAGTTAGCTGATTTGGTTTCCAATGCACCGGCCAAATTGAATGCTTTTATAAGCACAATTATTGAGCTTTCGAGAAATTATGATTTGAGTCCTGAGGAGTTTTACTTTGCGGCTCTCCGGTCATATCAGGAATTGTATGACAACTATTTTCCGGAAATAGAAAAAGCCGGGAGAACATTTCGGGAAGAATTTGGCTTTGGAGACCGGCCGGTCAGGAATCCGGAGGTTTTAGAGATAATTTTGAAAGATAAATACGGCTATGAAATTCGTGATTTGGAAATGATGCAAGATGAAAACACATCTCCATTCAGAATGATTTATGTGGAAGCTTCAAAACCTGTTTTATATATACATCCACAATTAGAAGCAGATGCCCGTATTTTTGTGTTAGCTAAGGAGCTGGGCTTTTCATTTATGGGTATTAAAGAACGACCTTCCACATCTTTAAACATTGAGCAAAACAGCTTTGAGTTAATGTTGAATAACTTTAAGTCGGCTTATTTTGCAACGGTCTTACTATTGCCGGCTGACCAAATTTGTGAAAAGTTAAAAAACATTTTTCAAAAGCGAAAATTTAATGAGTCAGCATTCTCTAAATTAATGGAAGATTATCACGCAACACCGGAAGTATTGATGTACAGGCTCACGACCTTACTTCCGAAGTTTTTTCAAATAAGAAGTTTGTTTTTTCTACGAATCGATAATAGTTGGGAAAGTGAAATTTACAACCTCACCCATGAGCTCCACTTATCTATGCTTCACAATCCTCATGGAAGTCCGATCCAGGAACACTATTGCAGAAGATGGATTAGTATTCGTCTGCTCAGAGAATTAAAAAATATTCAAAAAGCAGAAAAAAAACAAAGATACCTGATACGTTTGCAGCGCTCCCGATTTATGAATTCTGAAAACCAATATTTTTGTATTTCCGTCGGGCGCTCCAAAAAACCTACTTCAAATGCTAATACAAGTGTAACAATAGGTATACTAATGAATGAAACCTTCAGGCGGAAAATAAAATTTTGGAATGATGAAGATATCGTTGAAAGGGAAGTTAATGATACTTGTGAAAGATGTCCGGCAGAGGATTGTCTTGAAAGAGCAGCATCTCCTCATCATTTTTTAAAACAAGTTCGAAAAACAAAACTCAGAGAAGAATTGCAACGAATTGTGGATAAGACATTGGAAAATCCCGATAATTAA
- a CDS encoding PAS domain S-box protein codes for MFKRFQLSYFLSLTYLFFGLIWIYFSDRFLLSIVETDNGELITTLQSYKGYGFVLVSTLVLFVLSDYLTKTLRESKKSYEDLFKLNPLYTWLVDQNTNKILLCNDAAIEKYGYTKEEFKQLHYDEIVYESDLYNQTETHLQKDGSKSHVEVITKPAQYENKEVLIVIAKDITEKLELNKRIKDKNVELAKFKNAISNSSLVSICDEKGIITEANKKFADVSKYSLEELIGKPYNILNSGYHDKSFFKDLWTTISSGKAWRGEICNRTKDGEIYWVDTNIFPFVNKEGKIYEYLSIRNEITEKKEFQEKLLKINKKLDAEVIQRTKELQMANENLKSFNSSLSFDLQKPIVESIKNLESLNKNISDKLNEKDKSDIKNVFYFLNNAQAQILNLMAFSIMGNHEKRIQNLDMNKIVNNALSELKATEFRFSEHKIDVKDLPEGLGDEKMIDQVVRVLLSNALKFSAKKENPIIEVGCYINQENSECIYFLKDNGIGIEKSNQDKIFNGIISKTEQENFSGNGVGLAIADRIIMRHGGKIWLESEINEGSTFYFSLPCVE; via the coding sequence ATGTTTAAAAGGTTTCAACTAAGCTACTTTCTGAGTCTTACTTATCTTTTTTTTGGCCTTATATGGATTTATTTTTCAGACAGGTTTCTATTGTCAATAGTAGAAACGGATAATGGAGAATTGATTACAACCTTACAGTCCTATAAAGGATATGGATTTGTATTAGTAAGTACATTAGTTTTGTTTGTTCTTTCCGATTACCTGACAAAAACGCTTAGGGAAAGTAAAAAAAGTTATGAAGATTTATTCAAATTAAATCCTTTGTATACCTGGTTGGTCGATCAGAATACAAATAAGATTTTATTATGTAACGATGCTGCTATTGAAAAATACGGATATACAAAAGAAGAGTTTAAACAGCTGCATTATGATGAAATAGTGTACGAATCTGACTTATATAACCAGACTGAAACTCATTTGCAAAAAGATGGAAGCAAATCTCATGTTGAAGTAATAACCAAGCCTGCACAATATGAAAATAAAGAGGTGCTTATAGTTATTGCAAAAGACATCACAGAGAAGTTAGAATTGAATAAACGGATAAAGGACAAAAATGTAGAATTGGCAAAGTTTAAAAATGCAATTAGTAATTCCTCTTTGGTTTCAATTTGTGATGAAAAAGGAATTATAACAGAAGCAAACAAAAAATTTGCCGATGTAAGCAAATACTCTCTTGAAGAGCTTATAGGTAAGCCATACAATATTCTTAATTCCGGCTATCATGACAAAAGTTTTTTTAAAGACCTATGGACTACGATTTCTTCCGGAAAAGCCTGGAGAGGGGAAATATGTAATCGTACAAAAGACGGAGAGATTTATTGGGTTGACACAAATATTTTTCCTTTCGTCAACAAAGAAGGCAAAATCTATGAATACTTAAGTATTCGAAATGAAATAACAGAGAAAAAAGAGTTTCAGGAGAAGCTTTTGAAAATTAATAAAAAGCTTGATGCTGAGGTGATTCAAAGGACGAAAGAGCTTCAAATGGCTAATGAAAACTTAAAGTCTTTTAACTCAAGTCTTTCGTTTGATTTACAGAAACCAATTGTTGAAAGCATAAAAAATCTGGAATCTTTGAATAAAAACATAAGTGATAAATTAAATGAAAAAGACAAAAGTGATATAAAAAATGTTTTTTATTTTTTAAATAACGCACAAGCCCAAATTCTCAATTTAATGGCCTTTTCTATCATGGGAAATCATGAAAAACGTATTCAAAATCTGGATATGAATAAGATTGTAAACAATGCACTTAGTGAGCTTAAAGCAACTGAATTTCGCTTTTCTGAACACAAAATCGACGTTAAAGATTTGCCGGAAGGTTTAGGTGATGAAAAAATGATAGATCAGGTTGTTCGGGTTCTCCTTTCAAATGCATTAAAATTTTCAGCCAAAAAAGAAAACCCTATAATAGAAGTAGGGTGTTACATCAATCAAGAAAATTCGGAATGTATTTACTTTTTAAAAGATAACGGAATTGGAATTGAAAAAAGCAATCAAGACAAAATCTTTAATGGAATAATTAGCAAGACAGAACAAGAGAATTTTAGTGGAAATGGTGTTGGGCTCGCCATTGCAGATAGAATTATTATGAGACATGGCGGCAAAATATGGTTAGAATCCGAAATAAATGAAGGCTCTACTTTTTATTTTAGCTTACCCTGTGTAGAATAA